In Bacillus cereus ATCC 14579, a single window of DNA contains:
- the ecsB gene encoding ABC transporter permease EcsB, producing the protein MNSTALWKERFRQFLKEVRTYSKYVFNDHLKFIFVFIIGAGAYYYQQWLQTLTTSFPTALVMAVLIGLVLTAGSIQTLLKEADLVYLLPVEEKLKPYFTKAFLFTFMIQLYIIAIVAAALAPLYFQQIKQTGAGYIWIVLAFVIVKAWNLFVAWEKSFLTDQNIQRADWFIRFILNGLFVYFLVERTSVLFIGGIVLLMVLYLAIMHQMVKGKPLNWEYLISEEGKKMMLLYRIANMFVDVPALKERVSRRKWLDFILSIIGEKRTYLYLYTRTFLRSGNYFGLYVRLLALGGVILYFIPFLYGRFIVSLIFLYLIGYQLLTLWKHHRMKIWLDLYPVGGEEKKKDFLTLLNAILITGSVIFTIIFALATKDFMMTGILLIVSILFSIGFVYQYGAKRIERLN; encoded by the coding sequence ATGAATAGCACAGCGTTATGGAAAGAACGATTTCGTCAATTTCTAAAAGAAGTTCGTACATATAGTAAATACGTATTTAATGATCATTTGAAATTTATTTTCGTGTTCATCATCGGTGCGGGAGCGTATTATTACCAGCAATGGTTACAAACGTTAACAACTTCGTTTCCAACTGCGCTCGTAATGGCAGTATTAATTGGACTCGTGTTAACGGCTGGATCCATTCAAACGTTATTAAAAGAAGCGGATCTCGTTTACTTACTGCCAGTTGAAGAAAAGTTAAAACCTTACTTCACAAAGGCATTTCTTTTTACATTTATGATTCAGTTATACATAATCGCAATCGTAGCAGCTGCGCTTGCTCCGTTATACTTCCAACAAATAAAGCAAACAGGAGCTGGCTACATATGGATCGTACTCGCATTTGTCATTGTAAAAGCGTGGAATTTATTTGTAGCGTGGGAAAAGTCATTTTTAACAGATCAAAATATACAAAGGGCTGATTGGTTTATTCGTTTTATCCTAAACGGTTTATTTGTATATTTCCTTGTAGAACGTACTTCAGTTCTTTTCATTGGTGGAATCGTCCTTCTCATGGTGTTATACCTTGCTATCATGCATCAAATGGTCAAAGGAAAGCCACTAAACTGGGAGTATTTAATTTCCGAAGAAGGTAAGAAGATGATGCTGCTGTACCGCATCGCGAATATGTTCGTTGATGTACCAGCATTAAAAGAAAGAGTATCTCGCCGAAAATGGCTGGATTTCATTCTTTCGATAATCGGCGAAAAGCGTACATATTTATACTTATATACGAGAACATTTTTAAGATCAGGTAACTATTTTGGATTATATGTGCGCCTGCTCGCTCTAGGCGGAGTTATTCTTTACTTCATTCCATTTTTATATGGACGATTTATCGTAAGCCTTATCTTCCTATACTTAATCGGTTATCAGCTATTAACTTTATGGAAACATCACCGCATGAAAATTTGGCTTGATTTGTACCCAGTAGGCGGAGAAGAGAAGAAGAAAGATTTTCTTACTTTATTAAATGCAATTCTTATTACAGGTAGCGTTATATTTACAATTATATTTGCACTGGCAACGAAAGATTTCATGATGACAGGAATTTTACTTATCGTAAGCATATTATTTAGTATCGGTTTCGTTTACCAATACGGGGCGAAGCGCATTGAGCGTTTAAATTGA
- the ecsC gene encoding ecs operon protein EcsC, with protein MITYEEKVIKELEQWKATFMKDSSMMTRFSKKVQTKVQQLIPAKVQKVLTETIRMMVQTISAGSNFIKPKLKETTWSLQRRDDEVRKKMDEYKKIAAAEGAGTGAGGILLGLADFPLLLTIKIKFLFDAATLYGFDTSKQEERLFILHVFQLAFSSDDHRKEIWKAIETWDTEKENHMDWEKFQTEYRDYIDLAKMLQLVPVIGAPVGAYANYQLLQRLGEVTMNCYRMRLLNRD; from the coding sequence ATGATTACATACGAAGAGAAGGTTATAAAAGAATTGGAGCAGTGGAAAGCTACATTCATGAAAGATTCTTCTATGATGACACGGTTCTCCAAAAAAGTGCAGACGAAGGTGCAACAGCTCATTCCGGCGAAAGTACAAAAGGTACTAACAGAGACGATTCGTATGATGGTGCAAACGATTAGCGCCGGGTCAAACTTTATAAAGCCGAAGCTAAAAGAGACGACATGGTCACTGCAAAGACGTGACGATGAAGTTCGTAAAAAAATGGATGAGTACAAAAAAATAGCAGCGGCAGAAGGAGCAGGGACTGGAGCTGGTGGTATTCTCCTCGGTCTTGCTGACTTTCCGCTTTTACTTACAATTAAAATTAAATTTTTATTCGATGCAGCGACATTGTACGGATTTGATACGAGTAAGCAAGAAGAGCGTCTTTTTATCCTTCACGTTTTCCAACTTGCCTTTTCAAGTGACGATCACAGAAAAGAAATATGGAAAGCAATCGAAACGTGGGATACAGAAAAAGAAAATCATATGGACTGGGAAAAGTTCCAAACAGAGTACCGAGACTATATTGATTTAGCGAAAATGCTTCAGCTCGTCCCAGTAATCGGTGCCCCAGTCGGCGCATATGCGAACTATCAATTACTGCAAAGGCTTGGAGAAGTGACGATGAATTGCTATCGTATGCGATTGCTGAATAGGGATTAA
- a CDS encoding YjcZ family sporulation protein: MGLGGNGGGEAGQAGKSGFSLIIVLFIVLIIVGISYIGLSF; the protein is encoded by the coding sequence ATGGGACTTGGTGGTAATGGCGGCGGTGAAGCGGGACAAGCTGGTAAGAGCGGATTTTCATTAATCATTGTACTTTTTATCGTATTGATTATAGTTGGAATTAGCTATATCGGACTTAGCTTCTAA